A stretch of the Aggregatibacter sp. HMT-949 genome encodes the following:
- the ptsH gene encoding phosphocarrier protein Hpr: MFSKDVEITAPNGLHTRPAAQFVKEAKGFVSDITVTSAGKSASAKSLFKLQTLGLTQGTVITISADGEDEQQAVEHLVALIPTLE; the protein is encoded by the coding sequence ATGTTTTCAAAAGATGTCGAAATCACAGCTCCTAACGGTTTGCACACTCGTCCGGCTGCACAATTTGTCAAAGAAGCAAAAGGCTTTGTTTCTGATATCACTGTGACATCCGCAGGGAAAAGTGCTAGTGCGAAAAGTTTGTTTAAGTTACAAACTTTAGGTTTAACGCAAGGGACAGTGATCACTATTTCTGCAGACGGTGAAGACGAGCAACAAGCTGTCGAACATTTAGTCGCATTAATTCCAACTTTAGAATAA
- the miaA gene encoding tRNA (adenosine(37)-N6)-dimethylallyltransferase MiaA, giving the protein MKPTAIFLMGPTASGKTDLAIRLRSQLPVEVISVDSALIYKGMDIGTAKPSKQELIRAPHRLIDILDPAESYSAMNFRDDALREMAQISAQGKIPLLVGGTMLYYKALIEGLSPLPSADERVRAEIERNAAQQGWAALHQELAKIDPISARRINPNDSQRINRALEVFYISGKTLTQLTAEKGEGLPYDVLQFAIAPQDRRLLHDRIEQRFHRMIELGFQQEVEKLYARDDLHINLPSIRCVGYRQMWEYLQGDYGHDEMVFRGICATRQLAKRQITWLRGWQTPLHWLDSLQPKAAEESVLRSLDEHQKG; this is encoded by the coding sequence ATGAAACCGACCGCAATTTTTTTAATGGGCCCGACAGCATCCGGCAAAACCGATTTGGCCATTCGACTACGCAGCCAATTACCGGTAGAAGTGATTAGCGTTGATTCCGCGCTGATTTATAAAGGCATGGACATCGGCACTGCCAAGCCTTCCAAACAAGAGTTGATACGAGCACCGCATCGACTTATCGATATTTTAGATCCTGCCGAAAGTTATTCTGCGATGAATTTCCGCGATGACGCGCTGCGCGAAATGGCACAAATTAGTGCGCAAGGCAAAATTCCGCTTCTGGTCGGCGGCACCATGCTGTATTACAAAGCCTTAATTGAAGGGCTTTCGCCGTTACCTTCTGCCGATGAACGCGTGCGTGCCGAAATCGAACGAAATGCGGCACAACAAGGCTGGGCAGCCTTGCATCAAGAACTGGCGAAAATCGACCCGATATCTGCCCGTCGTATCAATCCGAACGATTCGCAACGGATCAATCGCGCCTTGGAAGTGTTTTACATCAGCGGCAAAACCCTCACGCAACTGACGGCAGAAAAAGGCGAAGGCTTACCTTATGACGTGTTGCAATTTGCTATTGCGCCGCAAGATCGCCGGCTGTTACACGACCGCATTGAACAGCGCTTTCACCGGATGATCGAACTCGGTTTTCAACAAGAAGTGGAAAAACTTTACGCGCGCGACGATTTGCATATTAATTTGCCTTCCATTCGTTGTGTAGGTTATCGCCAAATGTGGGAATATTTGCAAGGCGATTACGGACATGATGAAATGGTTTTTCGCGGCATTTGCGCCACCCGCCAACTCGCCAAGCGCCAAATAACTTGGTTGCGCGGTTGGCAAACGCCGCTGCACTGGCTCGACAGTTTGCAACCGAAAGCGGCTGAAGAAAGTGTGCTACGCAGCTTAGACGAACATCAAAAAGGTTAA
- the tsaE gene encoding tRNA (adenosine(37)-N6)-threonylcarbamoyltransferase complex ATPase subunit type 1 TsaE encodes MLESTRYIPDESTMLRFGKKLAENILQVQANRAVILYFNGDLGAGKTTLTRGMVQGLGHQGKVKSPTYTLVEEYNVAGKMIYHFDLYRLADPEELEFMGIRDYFAKDCICLIEWPEKGEGLLPPADLSVNIDYYDDARNITLIAQTTLGEQILRQL; translated from the coding sequence ATGCTCGAATCAACCCGTTATATTCCTGATGAATCCACCATGCTCCGTTTCGGCAAAAAGTTGGCTGAAAATATTTTACAAGTCCAAGCAAATCGCGCCGTAATTTTATATTTCAACGGCGATTTAGGCGCCGGCAAAACCACACTTACACGCGGTATGGTGCAAGGTTTGGGGCATCAAGGCAAGGTGAAAAGTCCGACTTATACTTTAGTGGAGGAATACAACGTCGCCGGCAAAATGATTTACCATTTCGATTTATATCGTCTCGCCGATCCGGAGGAATTGGAGTTTATGGGCATTCGCGACTATTTCGCCAAAGACTGCATTTGTCTGATCGAATGGCCGGAAAAAGGCGAAGGGCTGCTTCCGCCGGCAGATTTATCGGTCAATATCGATTATTACGATGATGCGCGCAACATTACGCTCATCGCACAAACCACATTGGGCGAACAAATTCTTCGCCAGCTATAA
- the mutL gene encoding DNA mismatch repair endonuclease MutL has translation MAIKILSPQLANQIAAGEVVERPASVVKELLENSLDAGANKIQVDIENGGAGLIRIRDNGCGIPKDELELALTRHATSKIADLDDLEMILSLGFRGEALASISSVSRLTLTSRTAEQTEAWQVYAQGREMETTVKPASHPVGTTVEVANLFFNTPARRKFLRADKTEFAHIDEVIRRIALAKFNIALTLTHNGKIVRQYRQAADLPQQLKRISAICGEDFVKNALRIDWKHDDLHLSGWLAAPNFYRSQNDLSYCYINGRMVRDKVIMHAIRQAYAEHLPSDAYPAFVLFIDLNPHEVDVNVHPTKHEVRFHQPRLIHDFIYEGVSHALNSQALNNPAQMQFQAPENTPSNAVLNRNLNEIREPLPSYEASRPNKPNRAAAGQNMFVPNPLPTEKNAHFSPYFSTDDSNSSHPTLEGYRDSRAHYRTEQPSKIEQKLYGELLGGKAASSHIIEPSAPSFSPAPPAFSATETDLKTQPHLRALALIENRALLLQQQQDFFLLSLEKLQRLQWKLALQQTPVEQQPLLIPIVFRLTETQFNRWEKQREDFTRAGFEFIANHAQRRLTLNRVPSLLRAQNLQKCITALLSDEQHSTSFLSALCAQLESKNCSALADAVKLLSDTELCLTNANRNEFNALLKPLHWQPLLDEL, from the coding sequence ATGGCGATTAAAATTCTTTCCCCGCAACTGGCCAACCAAATTGCCGCCGGCGAAGTCGTGGAACGCCCGGCCTCCGTAGTGAAAGAATTGCTGGAAAACAGTCTTGATGCGGGCGCCAACAAAATCCAAGTGGACATTGAAAACGGCGGCGCCGGCTTAATCCGTATTCGTGACAACGGCTGCGGCATTCCCAAAGACGAACTTGAGCTCGCCTTGACGCGCCATGCCACCAGTAAAATCGCCGATCTTGACGATCTCGAAATGATTTTAAGTTTAGGCTTTCGTGGCGAGGCATTGGCCAGTATCAGTTCTGTTTCACGTTTAACGCTAACTTCACGAACCGCCGAACAAACAGAAGCCTGGCAGGTTTATGCCCAAGGACGCGAGATGGAAACCACGGTCAAACCGGCCTCGCATCCTGTCGGCACCACAGTGGAAGTCGCCAATTTATTTTTTAATACACCGGCGCGACGCAAATTTTTACGTGCCGATAAAACTGAATTCGCACATATTGACGAAGTCATTCGTCGCATCGCCTTGGCGAAATTCAATATTGCCCTCACTTTAACGCACAACGGCAAAATCGTGCGCCAATATCGTCAAGCTGCCGATCTGCCACAGCAACTTAAACGCATCAGCGCCATTTGTGGCGAGGATTTTGTTAAAAATGCGTTACGCATTGATTGGAAGCACGACGATTTGCATCTTTCCGGTTGGCTCGCCGCACCGAATTTCTATCGTTCGCAAAATGATTTGAGCTATTGCTATATCAACGGTCGCATGGTGCGCGACAAAGTGATTATGCACGCCATTCGTCAGGCTTACGCCGAACATTTACCGAGTGACGCCTATCCGGCCTTCGTTTTATTTATCGATCTCAATCCGCACGAAGTGGACGTAAACGTACATCCGACCAAACATGAAGTGCGTTTTCATCAACCGCGCTTAATTCACGATTTTATCTATGAAGGCGTGAGCCATGCGCTAAATAGCCAAGCACTAAATAACCCGGCGCAAATGCAATTTCAAGCGCCCGAAAATACGCCCTCCAATGCGGTGCTAAATCGGAACCTCAATGAAATTCGCGAACCGCTGCCGAGTTATGAGGCTTCTCGGCCGAACAAACCGAATCGCGCTGCCGCCGGACAAAATATGTTTGTACCTAACCCGCTGCCGACGGAAAAAAACGCGCACTTTTCGCCGTATTTTTCGACCGACGACAGCAACTCGTCTCACCCGACGCTTGAAGGTTATCGCGACTCCCGCGCGCATTATCGTACGGAACAACCGAGCAAAATCGAACAGAAATTGTACGGTGAATTACTGGGCGGAAAAGCTGCTTCGAGCCATATCATCGAGCCATCCGCCCCTTCTTTTTCCCCTGCACCACCGGCTTTTAGCGCAACGGAAACCGACCTCAAAACACAACCGCATCTTCGCGCGCTCGCATTAATCGAAAATCGCGCCTTGTTGTTGCAGCAGCAACAAGATTTCTTCTTGCTGTCATTAGAAAAATTGCAACGACTGCAATGGAAATTAGCGCTTCAACAAACACCTGTCGAACAGCAACCGTTGCTGATTCCCATTGTATTTCGCTTAACCGAAACACAATTTAATCGCTGGGAAAAACAACGCGAAGATTTCACCCGCGCCGGCTTTGAATTCATCGCCAACCACGCGCAACGCCGCTTAACGCTCAATCGAGTGCCAAGCCTATTGCGCGCGCAAAATCTGCAAAAATGCATAACGGCGCTACTTTCCGACGAACAACACAGTACGTCATTTTTGAGTGCCCTTTGCGCCCAACTAGAAAGCAAAAACTGCAGTGCGCTTGCCGATGCGGTGAAATTATTAAGCGACACGGAATTATGCTTAACTAACGCCAACCGCAACGAATTTAACGCCTTGCTCAAACCGCTTCACTGGCAGCCTTTATTAGACGAGTTATAA
- a CDS encoding N-acetylmuramoyl-L-alanine amidase, which yields MKAKFLFLFGIFSFFSTVLFPTSVFAAPWIIAIDPGHGGKDPGAVGRNLGIYEKNVTLSIARELKALLDKDPNFRGVLTRNGDYYISVPERSEIARKFKANYLVSIHADSSLNPNQRGASVWVLSNRRANDEMGQWLEDDEKRSELLGGAGKVLSHNNDKYLDQTVLDLQFGHSQRTGYEIGRNILRRFAKVTTLSRSTPQHASLGVLRSPDIPSVLVETGFLSNAEEEQKLNSPAYRRRIAYMIYEGLVAYRNGNLKSVVTVEQENADKDANKLSVKDSLIRHKVKNGESLGSLANKYDVKTADIIALNKLKRKELWIGETIKIPDNGKNQKAAEAKTVEPKKVENNKVENAKPADKKSDNKPAKSDKKTDPKKGEIPLYHIVQKDQTIYAISREYNIPVNQILKLNPKLKDGKVLTGQKIKLREK from the coding sequence ATGAAAGCAAAATTTTTGTTTCTTTTCGGGATATTTTCCTTTTTTTCAACCGTGCTTTTTCCTACATCGGTTTTTGCGGCGCCTTGGATAATCGCCATTGATCCTGGCCACGGCGGCAAAGATCCGGGCGCTGTCGGACGCAATTTAGGCATTTACGAAAAAAACGTTACGCTTTCTATTGCGCGCGAACTGAAAGCTTTACTGGATAAAGATCCCAATTTTCGCGGTGTATTAACACGCAACGGCGATTACTATATTTCCGTACCTGAACGCTCGGAAATTGCACGCAAATTTAAAGCCAATTATTTGGTTTCCATTCATGCCGATTCGTCGTTAAATCCGAACCAACGCGGTGCTTCCGTTTGGGTGCTTTCCAATCGCCGCGCAAACGATGAAATGGGGCAATGGCTGGAAGACGACGAAAAACGCTCCGAACTATTAGGCGGTGCGGGCAAAGTGCTTTCACATAACAATGACAAATATTTAGATCAAACCGTATTAGATTTGCAATTCGGCCACAGCCAGCGCACCGGTTACGAAATCGGTAGAAATATTTTGCGTCGCTTCGCCAAAGTGACGACCTTAAGCCGCAGCACGCCGCAGCATGCCAGTCTCGGCGTATTGCGTTCACCGGACATTCCGTCGGTGTTGGTGGAAACCGGTTTTTTATCCAACGCGGAAGAAGAACAAAAACTCAATTCGCCGGCCTATCGGCGCCGCATCGCCTATATGATTTACGAGGGATTGGTAGCCTATCGCAACGGCAATTTAAAATCCGTCGTCACCGTTGAACAGGAAAACGCAGATAAAGACGCCAACAAGTTATCGGTGAAAGACAGCTTAATCCGTCATAAAGTGAAAAACGGTGAAAGCCTCGGTAGTCTCGCCAATAAATATGACGTCAAAACGGCGGACATCATTGCCCTTAATAAACTTAAACGTAAAGAGTTGTGGATTGGCGAAACTATAAAAATTCCGGACAATGGCAAAAATCAGAAAGCCGCCGAAGCTAAAACGGTCGAACCTAAAAAAGTAGAAAATAATAAAGTAGAAAACGCTAAACCGGCCGATAAAAAAAGCGATAATAAGCCTGCTAAAAGCGATAAGAAAACTGACCCGAAAAAAGGCGAAATTCCGCTTTATCACATTGTCCAAAAAGACCAAACGATTTACGCGATTTCCCGTGAATACAACATCCCGGTGAATCAAATTTTAAAACTCAACCCTAAATTGAAAGACGGTAAAGTCCTTACCGGACAAAAAATTAAGTTAAGAGAAAAATAA
- the rsgA gene encoding small ribosomal subunit biogenesis GTPase RsgA, which produces MAKRKLTQNQTRRIQANNAKTLHRHKRKDIEWQDEMLGESQEGIVVTRYSAHADVENAQGEVYRCNLRRALSGVVVGDHVVWRKGNQQLQGVSGVIEAIHPRRNEIARPDYYDGLKPIAANIDRIIIVSAMLPALSLNIIDRYLVVCEAARIEPLIVVNKGDLLSQQQEKEVEGQLQIYRDIGYQTMIISAQNGKNMEKLSALLSEGTSIFVGQSGVGKSSLINRILPSVNAVVGSISETSGLGQHTTTSSRLYHLPQGGNLIDSPGIREFGLWHLDAEQITKGYREFQYVLGTCKFRDCKHLNDPGCALRDAVAAGRISSVRYDNYHKLIASLSETKSQRHFSTL; this is translated from the coding sequence ATGGCTAAACGTAAACTTACCCAAAACCAAACCCGCCGTATTCAAGCTAACAACGCCAAAACCTTGCATCGTCATAAAAGAAAGGACATTGAATGGCAAGACGAAATGCTCGGCGAGTCGCAAGAAGGTATTGTGGTTACGCGTTATTCCGCGCATGCGGATGTAGAAAATGCGCAAGGCGAGGTTTATCGTTGTAATTTGCGTCGTGCTTTATCAGGCGTGGTGGTGGGCGATCATGTGGTGTGGCGTAAAGGCAATCAACAATTACAAGGCGTCAGCGGTGTAATTGAGGCAATTCATCCGCGTCGTAATGAAATCGCACGTCCTGATTATTATGACGGCTTGAAACCAATTGCGGCGAATATCGACCGCATTATTATTGTTTCCGCCATGTTGCCTGCGCTTTCTTTGAATATTATTGATCGCTATCTTGTGGTATGTGAAGCCGCCCGCATTGAACCGCTGATTGTCGTCAATAAAGGTGATTTGTTGTCGCAACAGCAAGAAAAGGAAGTGGAAGGGCAACTGCAGATTTACCGCGATATCGGTTACCAAACGATGATTATTTCTGCACAAAACGGAAAAAATATGGAAAAACTGAGCGCGCTTTTAAGTGAAGGCACATCAATTTTCGTTGGGCAATCGGGCGTAGGGAAATCCAGCTTAATCAATCGTATCTTGCCGTCCGTGAATGCGGTGGTGGGAAGCATTAGCGAAACTTCGGGTTTAGGTCAGCACACGACGACCTCTTCTCGTTTATACCATTTACCGCAAGGCGGGAATTTGATTGATTCGCCGGGCATTCGTGAATTCGGTTTGTGGCATTTGGATGCGGAGCAAATTACTAAAGGTTACCGCGAATTTCAATATGTGCTTGGCACCTGTAAATTTCGCGATTGCAAACATTTGAATGATCCCGGCTGTGCATTACGCGATGCAGTAGCAGCGGGGCGCATCTCTTCAGTTCGTTATGATAATTATCATAAGCTTATAGCGAGTTTATCGGAAACCAAATCACAACGACATTTTTCTACGCTTTGA
- the orn gene encoding oligoribonuclease — MQLDKQNLIWLDLEMTGLDPEKERIIEIATIVTDKNLNILAEGPVLAVHQSDELLGKMSDWCVKTHTANGLVERVRASKLTERAAELQTLDFLKRWVPKGASPICGNSIAQDKRFLYQYMPDLADYFHYRHIDVSTLKELAARWKPEVLEGFQKGNTHLALDDIRESIKELAYYRDHFIKLD, encoded by the coding sequence ATGCAATTAGATAAACAAAATCTGATTTGGCTCGACTTAGAAATGACGGGCTTAGATCCGGAAAAAGAACGTATTATTGAAATTGCCACCATCGTCACCGATAAAAATCTCAACATTCTGGCCGAAGGCCCTGTCTTGGCGGTGCATCAGAGTGACGAATTGCTGGGCAAAATGTCTGATTGGTGCGTGAAAACGCACACGGCGAACGGCTTGGTGGAACGTGTCAGAGCCAGCAAACTCACCGAACGAGCAGCGGAATTACAAACCTTAGATTTTTTAAAACGCTGGGTGCCGAAAGGCGCATCGCCGATTTGCGGCAACAGCATCGCGCAAGATAAGCGTTTTTTATATCAATATATGCCGGATTTGGCGGATTATTTTCATTATCGCCATATCGATGTCAGCACCTTGAAAGAACTTGCTGCCCGTTGGAAACCGGAAGTATTGGAAGGATTCCAAAAAGGCAACACGCACTTGGCTCTGGACGATATTCGCGAATCCATCAAAGAACTCGCTTATTATCGCGATCATTTCATCAAATTGGATTAA
- the glnE gene encoding bifunctional [glutamate--ammonia ligase]-adenylyl-L-tyrosine phosphorylase/[glutamate--ammonia-ligase] adenylyltransferase, with protein sequence MAVFSTLIEQKLHALGTLLCQSFPEIDAHQLNQHIQQYAFDENHPIGRLGYAVAMSDFVENVLQKQPHLLAQWWEHSPTFAACDEYSTRLNARLATVANSTALNNALRVFRNTEMAKLSFCQSLNLASVEQIFVRLSQLAESLIIGARNWLYRQACDEMGVPVDGQGNAQQLYILGMGKLGGFELNFSSDIDLIFTYPSLGETRIEGTNARKPVDNHKFFTRLGQRLISALDEFTPDGFVYRTDMRLRPFGESGALALSFAAMEQYYQDQGRDWERYAMIKSRVLGAQEGDPHAAYLQKMLRPFVYRRYIDFSVIQSLREMKGKIEREVRRRGLKDNIKLGAGGIREVEFIVQVFQLIRGGREIALQQPSLLKLLPEIARLGLISQVQSQDLRESYLFLRRVENVLQAINDRQTQTLPTNDTDRLRLIESCRRFCCLDETGNAVEKTYLIKDWQDFYRILQQMQGKVRSVFKELIGSEESENPNAENQWQDFLEANFDEIEQMLAESGVQPDHLHEILEQLAQFKESLNRRVIGARGREVLGHLMPTLFSLIFKQAHYRALLPRILHIIEKISSRTTYLELLQENPQALRQVIDLCAQSQLVADQLARHPILLDELLNSDSLRNPLPFSRYPAELQQYLLRLPPDDEEQFIDALRQFKQAILLRVAAADILGALPVMKVSDHLTYLAEAIIEAVVNLAWKQVSARFGTPQHLQGEEKGFLVIGYGKLGGIELGYKSDLDLVFLYDAIEGETVGGKKVIDSNQFYLRLAQKIVSIFSLNTSAGVLYEVDMRLRPSGDAGLLGCSLSAFENYQLNEAWTWEKQALVRSRAVFGENALREKFENIRQRVLSAPRDIAELKRDVTEMREKMFSHLSHSQTNEFNLKIDRGGITDIEFIAQYLMLANAPQDPKLTKWSDNVRIFDSMATANIISAEDCDALKQCYVDLRNTIHHLNLLGKPPVVAHYEFSKERKFIRNFWQNLFNA encoded by the coding sequence ATGGCCGTATTTTCCACCCTTATCGAACAAAAACTCCACGCGCTCGGTACCCTTTTATGCCAATCTTTTCCCGAAATCGACGCGCATCAACTTAATCAACACATTCAACAATACGCTTTTGACGAAAATCATCCCATCGGACGATTAGGCTATGCGGTGGCGATGTCCGATTTTGTGGAAAACGTCCTGCAAAAACAGCCGCACCTGCTTGCGCAATGGTGGGAACACAGCCCGACTTTTGCCGCTTGCGACGAATATTCGACACGCTTAAATGCCCGACTGGCGACAGTCGCCAACAGCACCGCATTGAATAACGCCTTACGCGTATTTCGCAATACGGAAATGGCAAAACTGAGTTTTTGCCAAAGTTTAAACTTAGCGAGCGTAGAACAAATTTTCGTGCGTCTTTCCCAATTGGCGGAAAGTCTGATTATCGGCGCACGCAATTGGCTTTATCGGCAAGCCTGCGACGAAATGGGCGTGCCTGTGGACGGACAAGGCAACGCGCAGCAACTTTATATTCTCGGCATGGGAAAATTGGGCGGCTTTGAGCTAAATTTTTCTTCCGACATCGACCTGATTTTTACTTATCCTTCTCTCGGAGAGACCCGCATTGAAGGCACGAATGCCCGCAAACCCGTTGATAATCACAAATTTTTTACCCGCCTCGGACAGCGTTTAATCAGCGCGCTGGATGAATTCACCCCTGACGGTTTCGTATATCGCACGGATATGCGGCTGCGTCCGTTCGGCGAGAGCGGCGCACTGGCGTTAAGTTTTGCCGCAATGGAGCAATATTATCAAGATCAAGGACGCGATTGGGAACGTTACGCAATGATAAAAAGCCGTGTTTTAGGTGCACAGGAAGGCGATCCGCATGCGGCTTATTTGCAAAAAATGCTGCGCCCTTTCGTTTATCGTCGTTATATCGATTTCAGTGTGATCCAATCACTGCGCGAAATGAAAGGCAAAATTGAACGCGAAGTGCGCCGTCGTGGCTTAAAAGACAATATCAAACTCGGTGCGGGCGGTATTCGCGAAGTGGAATTTATCGTGCAGGTATTTCAATTGATTCGTGGCGGGCGGGAAATCGCTCTGCAACAACCATCGTTGCTTAAATTATTACCGGAAATCGCCCGACTCGGTTTGATTTCGCAGGTTCAATCTCAAGACTTGCGGGAAAGTTATCTTTTCCTACGTCGCGTGGAAAATGTGCTGCAAGCGATTAACGACCGACAAACTCAAACGCTGCCGACAAACGATACGGATCGCCTTCGTTTAATTGAAAGTTGCCGCCGTTTTTGCTGTCTGGACGAGACGGGCAATGCAGTGGAAAAAACCTATTTAATAAAAGATTGGCAAGATTTTTACCGCATTTTGCAGCAAATGCAGGGAAAAGTGCGGTCGGTTTTCAAGGAACTAATCGGCAGCGAAGAAAGCGAGAATCCGAACGCAGAGAATCAATGGCAAGATTTTCTCGAAGCGAATTTCGATGAAATCGAACAAATGTTAGCAGAAAGCGGCGTTCAGCCGGACCATTTGCACGAAATTCTGGAACAATTGGCGCAATTCAAAGAAAGTTTGAACCGCCGTGTAATCGGGGCGCGTGGACGCGAAGTCTTGGGGCATTTAATGCCAACGCTTTTTTCCTTGATTTTCAAACAAGCACATTACCGCGCTTTACTGCCGCGCATACTGCATATTATCGAGAAAATTTCCAGCCGCACCACTTACCTCGAATTATTACAGGAAAACCCGCAAGCTTTGCGACAAGTGATCGATTTATGCGCACAATCGCAATTGGTTGCCGATCAATTAGCGCGGCACCCGATTTTGCTGGACGAATTGCTAAATTCCGACAGTTTGCGCAATCCGTTGCCGTTTTCCCGCTATCCCGCCGAACTGCAACAATATTTGTTGCGTCTGCCGCCTGACGATGAAGAACAATTTATTGATGCACTGCGTCAATTCAAACAGGCAATTTTACTGCGCGTCGCCGCGGCGGATATTTTAGGTGCCTTGCCGGTGATGAAAGTGAGCGACCATCTCACTTATTTGGCAGAAGCCATTATTGAAGCGGTGGTTAATTTAGCTTGGAAACAGGTTTCCGCAAGATTTGGTACGCCTCAACATTTGCAGGGTGAAGAAAAAGGATTTCTTGTAATCGGCTACGGCAAACTCGGCGGCATCGAATTAGGCTATAAATCAGACTTGGATTTGGTTTTTCTTTATGACGCGATAGAAGGCGAAACCGTCGGCGGCAAAAAAGTCATCGACAGTAACCAATTCTATCTTCGATTAGCTCAAAAAATCGTCAGCATTTTTAGCCTTAATACGAGCGCCGGCGTACTGTACGAGGTGGATATGCGCTTACGGCCGTCCGGCGATGCCGGCTTGCTCGGTTGCTCGCTTAGCGCCTTTGAAAATTACCAACTCAATGAAGCCTGGACCTGGGAAAAACAAGCCTTGGTACGAAGCCGAGCGGTATTCGGTGAAAACGCGTTACGGGAAAAATTTGAAAATATTCGACAACGAGTACTTTCCGCTCCGCGCGATATTGCCGAACTGAAACGAGATGTCACTGAAATGCGAGAAAAAATGTTTAGCCATTTGTCTCATTCTCAAACCAACGAATTTAATCTTAAAATCGATCGCGGTGGAATTACCGATATTGAGTTTATTGCACAATATTTAATGTTGGCGAACGCACCGCAAGATCCGAAGCTGACCAAATGGTCGGATAACGTACGTATTTTTGACTCAATGGCGACGGCAAACATCATTAGCGCAGAAGATTGCGATGCATTAAAGCAATGTTACGTGGATTTGCGCAATACCATTCACCATTTGAATTTATTAGGCAAGCCGCCCGTGGTTGCGCATTATGAATTTAGCAAAGAAAGGAAATTTATCCGCAATTTCTGGCAAAATTTATTTAATGCATAA